CAGGCGACCGTCGTCGACCACGGGGGCGTGGACCCAGCCGGCGTCGTCGAGGCGCCGTCGGGCCTCGGCGAGGGGCAGCGCGACCTCGAGGGTCACGGCCGGCACCTCCAGGTCGGTGCGCTCCAGGGTCATCACGTCGAGGCGCTTGAGGCCCCGGTCGGCGCCCACGAAGTCGGCCACGAAGTCGGACCCGGGGTCCGACAGGATCTCGTTGGGAGTGCCGAAGCGGGCCAGCTCGCCGCCGACGTCCATCACCGCGATGCGGTCGCCGAGGGTGACGGCCTCGTCGATGTCGTGGGTGACGAACACGATCGTCTTGCGCACGGTCTCCTGGAGCCGGAGGAACTCCCGCTGGAGGCGGTCGCGGCTGATCGGGTCGATGGCGCCGAAGGGCTCGTCCATCAGCAGCACCGGCGGGTCAGCAGCGAGGGCCCGGGCCACCCCCACCCGCTGGCGCTGGCCGCCGGAGAGCTGGTGCGGGTAGCGGTCGCGGTAGTCGGCCGGGGGCAGGCCGACGAGCTCGAGCAGCTCGTCGGTGCGGTCGCCCACCCGGGCCTTGTCCCACCCGAGGAGGAGGGGGACGGTGGCCACGTTGTCGGCCACCGTGTGGTGGGGGAACAGGCCCACCTGCTGGATCACGTAGCCCATGCGGCGCCGCAGGCCCACCGGGTCCACGTCGGTGACGTCCTCGCCGTCGAGCAGGATGCGCCCGGCGGTCGGCTCGATGAGCCGGTTCACCATGCGCATGGTGGTGGTCTTGCCGCAGCCCGAGGGGCCCACGAGGATGCAGATGTCGCCCTCGGGGACCTCGAGGGAC
Above is a window of Iamia majanohamensis DNA encoding:
- a CDS encoding betaine/proline/choline family ABC transporter ATP-binding protein (Members of the family are the ATP-binding subunit of ABC transporters for substrates such as betaine, L-proline or other amino acids, choline, carnitine, etc. The substrate specificity is best determined from the substrate-binding subunit, rather than this subunit, as it interacts with the permease subunit and not with substrate directly.), encoding MITLDKVTKRYDNGQVAVRELSLEVPEGDICILVGPSGCGKTTTMRMVNRLIEPTAGRILLDGEDVTDVDPVGLRRRMGYVIQQVGLFPHHTVADNVATVPLLLGWDKARVGDRTDELLELVGLPPADYRDRYPHQLSGGQRQRVGVARALAADPPVLLMDEPFGAIDPISRDRLQREFLRLQETVRKTIVFVTHDIDEAVTLGDRIAVMDVGGELARFGTPNEILSDPGSDFVADFVGADRGLKRLDVMTLERTDLEVPAVTLEVALPLAEARRRLDDAGWVHAPVVDDGRLVGVLRRSATEGDAAAGRTVGDAAVALDARVGEDHTLKDAFAALLLDDAGWVAVVDGDETLLGVLSAEHLHEVARHRAR